GCACCTGCTGGCGCAGCCCGATCCTCGGAGGCTTCCTCAGGCGGGCCTGCTTCCCGGTCTGCCGCCCGCAGGGCTGCCGACCCCCGGGTGCCCGAGGGCCACGTGCTCGTGGTGGCCGGGCTTCGTTCGCACGAGATCGCCGACGACGCGTCCACCAGGGAGTCGTTGCGGGCAGTGATCGAAGGGCAACGTCAGATGTACCCGGACCTCGTCGTGCTCAGTGGCCTGCGCGCCGGCGCAGAATCCCTGGCTGCGGAGGTCGCGCTCGCCGCCGGTGCCGACCTCGCCGTGATACTGCCTTACCCGGACCCTGCACAGGGCTGGCCTGAGCGCGAGCGCTCGCAGTTCGAGAAGTCCCTCGACGTGGCGCGTGAAGTCGTGGTGCTGGAGAAGGAACGGCCGGCTGACCTCGACGGGCGTCGCAAGTCGCTCGCCCGGCGAGACGGATGGCTGCGGTCCGTGGCCGACCTCGCCGTGGTGTTGACCGATGGCCGCGATGCCGAGGCGGAGTCGGCGCTGAAACAGTGGGAGAAGGTGCTGGGCGAAGAGGTGTGGCGACTGGACGTGGCG
This genomic interval from Actinomycetes bacterium contains the following:
- a CDS encoding ribonuclease HI, which produces MGGDPHSPTSAGTSGSTVTVFTDGACSGNPGPGGWAWVQPGGAWAAGYDPDTTNQRMEVAAALEACERFDGPLRIVSDSTYLVNCWRDRWWQGWLKRGWKNSQKKPVANRDLWEQLVPHFRDRENLVLEWVKGHSGDEWNDIADRLAVGAVQRGEGAEGAGPPADEFLGNPDEPTGPAVAPAGAARSSEASSGGPASRSAARRAADPRVPEGHVLVVAGLRSHEIADDASTRESLRAVIEGQRQMYPDLVVLSGLRAGAESLAAEVALAAGADLAVILPYPDPAQGWPERERSQFEKSLDVAREVVVLEKERPADLDGRRKSLARRDGWLRSVADLAVVLTDGRDAEAESALKQWEKVLGEEVWRLDVAQ